A stretch of the Streptomyces sp. NBC_01428 genome encodes the following:
- a CDS encoding crotonase/enoyl-CoA hydratase family protein, protein MPVRIERQGHVTTVVLSRPAARNAVDGPTAAELADTFKKFEADETARVAVLWGEGGTFCAGADLKAIGAERGNQVTEDGDGPMGPTRLRLTKPVIAAVAGHAVAGGLELALWCDLRVAEEDAVFGVFCRRWGVPLIDGGTVRLPRLIGTSRAMDMILTGRAVPAAEAYTMGLANRLVPVGRARAEAERLAAEIADFPQACLRSDRASVLDQEGLIEKAALRTELRYGMDVLDESREGAARFSAGAGRHGSFDGA, encoded by the coding sequence ATGCCGGTCCGGATCGAACGCCAGGGTCATGTCACCACCGTCGTCCTCTCCCGGCCGGCCGCGCGCAACGCGGTGGACGGGCCGACCGCGGCGGAACTCGCGGACACCTTCAAGAAGTTCGAGGCCGACGAGACGGCACGTGTCGCGGTGCTGTGGGGGGAGGGCGGCACCTTCTGCGCGGGTGCGGACCTCAAGGCCATCGGTGCCGAACGGGGCAACCAGGTCACCGAGGACGGCGACGGCCCGATGGGTCCCACCCGGCTGCGGCTGACCAAGCCGGTGATCGCGGCGGTCGCGGGGCACGCGGTGGCCGGCGGTCTGGAGCTGGCGCTCTGGTGCGATCTGCGGGTCGCCGAGGAGGACGCCGTCTTCGGTGTCTTCTGCCGCCGCTGGGGTGTCCCGCTCATCGACGGGGGCACCGTGCGGCTCCCCCGGCTCATCGGCACCAGCCGCGCGATGGACATGATCCTCACCGGCCGCGCGGTCCCCGCGGCGGAGGCGTACACGATGGGGCTCGCCAACCGGCTGGTCCCGGTGGGCCGGGCCCGCGCCGAGGCCGAGCGGCTCGCCGCGGAGATCGCCGACTTCCCGCAGGCCTGCCTGCGCAGCGACCGCGCCTCGGTCCTCGACCAGGAGGGCCTGATCGAGAAGGCCGCCCTGCGCACCGAACTCCGTTACGGCATGGACGTGCTGGACGAGAGCAGGGAGGGCGCGGCCCGCTTCTCCGCGGGCGCCGGGCGGCACGGTTCGTTCGACGGGGCCTGA
- a CDS encoding mechanosensitive ion channel family protein, with translation MKRSVTVDDLMIAGIAVAAGLLAAFLLRMLLRWLGKHAERTRWSGDDVIVDALRALVPWVAFVGGLASAAAVLPLTSAVGRTVSRSLTVLLILVTTVTAARLIAGLVRSVTQSRSGVAGSATIFVNITRVVVLAIGFLVVLQTLGISIAPLLTALGVGGLAVALALQDTLANLFAGVHILASKTIQPGDYIRLSSGEEGYVVDINWRNTTVRQLSNNLVIIPNAQLSGTNMTNFTRPEQQMTLTVQVGVGYDSDLDHVERVTNEVVTEVMTGITGALPDHEPAVRFHTFGDSRIGLTVILGVGEFSDQYRIKHEFIKRLHRRYRDEGIRIPSPARTVALQSGGTPLPESAIPHQREAASRP, from the coding sequence ATGAAGCGTTCGGTCACCGTGGACGACCTGATGATCGCCGGCATAGCCGTGGCGGCGGGGCTGCTGGCGGCGTTCCTGCTGCGGATGCTGCTGCGCTGGCTGGGCAAGCACGCCGAGCGCACCCGCTGGAGCGGCGACGACGTCATCGTGGACGCGCTGCGCGCCCTGGTGCCGTGGGTGGCGTTCGTGGGCGGCCTCGCGTCGGCGGCCGCGGTGCTGCCGCTGACCTCGGCGGTGGGCCGCACGGTCAGCCGCTCGCTGACCGTGCTGCTCATCCTGGTCACGACGGTCACCGCGGCACGGCTCATCGCGGGCCTGGTCCGGTCGGTGACCCAGTCCCGGTCGGGTGTCGCCGGCTCGGCCACCATCTTCGTGAACATCACCCGGGTCGTGGTGCTGGCGATCGGCTTCCTGGTCGTCCTGCAGACCCTGGGGATCTCCATAGCGCCGCTGCTCACGGCACTGGGCGTGGGCGGTCTCGCGGTCGCCCTGGCCCTCCAGGACACCCTCGCCAACCTCTTCGCGGGGGTGCACATCCTCGCGTCGAAGACGATCCAGCCGGGCGACTACATCAGGCTGAGCAGCGGCGAGGAGGGGTACGTCGTCGACATCAACTGGCGCAACACCACGGTCCGCCAGCTCTCCAACAACCTGGTCATCATCCCCAACGCCCAGTTGTCGGGCACCAACATGACCAACTTCACCCGGCCCGAGCAGCAGATGACGCTGACCGTGCAGGTGGGCGTCGGGTACGACAGCGACCTGGACCACGTCGAGCGGGTGACGAACGAGGTCGTGACCGAGGTGATGACCGGGATCACGGGCGCGCTCCCGGACCACGAGCCCGCCGTGCGGTTCCACACCTTCGGCGACTCGCGCATCGGACTGACGGTGATCCTCGGCGTGGGCGAGTTCAGCGACCAGTACCGGATCAAGCACGAGTTCATCAAGCGCCTGCACAGGCGCTACCGCGACGAGGGCATCCGCATCCCGTCCCCGGCCCGCACCGTCGCCCTCCAGAGCGGCGGCACCCCCCTGCCGGAGTCCGCCATCCCGCACCAGCGCGAGGCGGCGTCCCGCCCGTGA
- a CDS encoding NADP-dependent isocitrate dehydrogenase, with amino-acid sequence MTDSTIIYTHTDEAPALATYSFLPVVQAYASQAGVTVETRDISLAGRIVALFPEYLQEDQRIADALTELGELAKTPEANIIKLPNISASIPQLKAAVAELQAQGYALPDYPDDPKSDEERDIRARYDKVKGSAVNPVLREGNSDRRAPASVKNYAKTHPHRMGKWTSDSKTNVATMGVDDFRSTEKSAVISEAGALRIELVGDDGTTTVLRESVPVLAGEVVDASVMHVAPLREFLTAQIARAKAEGVLFSVHLKATMMKVSDPIVFGHVVRAFFPKTFARYGETLAAAGLTPNDGLGGIYKGLESLPEGTEIKASFDAELAEGPELAMVDSDKGITNLHVPSDVIVDASMPAMIRTSGHMWGPDGQEADTLAVLPDSSYSGVYQVVLDDCRANGAFDPSTMGTVPNVGLMAQKAEEYGSHDKTFEVPTTGTVRLVDQAGDVVLEQTVSAGDIFRACQTKDAPIKDWVKLAVTRARATGDPAVFWLDAERAHDAVLIEKVERYLAEHDTEGLDIRVLPPVEATKLSVERIRRGENTISVTGNVLRDYLTDLFPILELGTSAKMLSIVPLMAGGGLFETGAGGSAPKHVQQLVKEDYLRWDSLGEFLALASSFEHLATTTGNARAQVLADTLDRATATFLNEDKSPTRRVGGIDNRGSHFFLSLYWANELARQTDDADLAKAFAPLAEVLTAQEQTIVDELNAVQGKPAEIGGYYQPDPAKAASVMRPSATWNEALATLA; translated from the coding sequence GTGACTGACTCGACCATCATCTATACGCACACTGACGAGGCCCCGGCCCTGGCGACGTATTCGTTCCTGCCGGTGGTCCAGGCGTACGCCTCGCAGGCGGGTGTCACTGTGGAGACCCGTGACATCTCGCTTGCCGGGCGCATCGTCGCCCTCTTCCCGGAGTACCTCCAGGAGGACCAGCGCATCGCGGACGCGCTGACCGAGCTGGGCGAGCTGGCCAAGACGCCCGAGGCCAACATCATCAAGCTGCCGAACATCTCGGCGTCGATCCCCCAGCTGAAGGCGGCCGTGGCCGAGCTTCAGGCGCAGGGCTACGCGCTCCCGGACTACCCGGACGACCCGAAGTCGGACGAGGAGCGCGACATCCGCGCCCGGTACGACAAGGTCAAGGGCAGCGCCGTGAACCCGGTGCTGCGCGAGGGCAACTCCGACCGCCGCGCCCCCGCGTCGGTCAAGAACTACGCCAAGACCCACCCGCACCGCATGGGCAAGTGGACGTCCGACTCGAAGACGAACGTCGCCACCATGGGCGTCGACGACTTCCGCTCCACCGAGAAGTCCGCGGTGATCTCCGAGGCGGGCGCGCTGCGCATCGAGCTGGTCGGCGACGACGGCACCACCACCGTGCTGCGCGAGTCCGTACCCGTCCTGGCCGGCGAGGTCGTGGACGCGTCCGTCATGCACGTCGCGCCGCTGCGCGAGTTCCTCACCGCGCAGATCGCCCGCGCCAAGGCCGAGGGCGTGCTGTTCTCGGTCCACCTCAAGGCCACGATGATGAAGGTCTCCGACCCGATCGTCTTCGGTCACGTGGTGCGCGCCTTCTTCCCGAAGACGTTCGCGCGGTACGGCGAGACGCTCGCCGCCGCCGGTCTGACCCCGAACGACGGTCTCGGCGGCATCTACAAGGGCCTGGAGTCCCTGCCCGAGGGCACGGAGATCAAGGCGTCCTTCGACGCCGAGCTCGCCGAGGGCCCCGAGCTGGCGATGGTCGACTCCGACAAGGGCATCACCAACCTGCACGTGCCGTCCGACGTCATCGTCGACGCCTCGATGCCGGCCATGATCCGCACCTCCGGCCACATGTGGGGCCCGGACGGCCAGGAGGCCGACACCCTCGCGGTGCTGCCGGACAGCAGCTACTCCGGCGTGTACCAGGTCGTCCTCGACGACTGCCGCGCCAACGGCGCCTTCGACCCGTCGACCATGGGCACCGTCCCGAACGTCGGCCTCATGGCGCAGAAGGCCGAGGAGTACGGCAGCCACGACAAGACCTTCGAGGTGCCGACCACCGGCACCGTCCGTCTCGTCGACCAGGCCGGCGACGTCGTCCTGGAGCAGACCGTCTCCGCCGGCGACATCTTCCGCGCCTGCCAGACCAAGGACGCCCCGATCAAGGACTGGGTGAAGCTGGCCGTCACCCGCGCCCGCGCCACCGGTGACCCGGCCGTGTTCTGGCTGGACGCCGAGCGCGCGCACGACGCCGTGCTCATCGAGAAGGTCGAGCGGTACCTGGCGGAGCACGACACCGAGGGCCTGGACATCCGTGTCCTGCCCCCGGTCGAGGCGACCAAGCTGTCCGTGGAGCGCATCCGCCGCGGCGAGAACACCATCTCGGTCACCGGCAACGTGCTGCGCGACTACCTGACCGACCTGTTCCCGATCCTGGAGCTGGGCACCAGCGCCAAGATGCTGTCGATCGTCCCGCTGATGGCGGGCGGCGGCCTCTTCGAGACGGGCGCCGGCGGCTCCGCGCCGAAGCACGTGCAGCAGCTCGTCAAGGAGGACTACCTCCGCTGGGACAGCCTCGGTGAGTTCCTCGCCCTGGCGTCCAGCTTCGAGCACCTCGCGACCACCACGGGCAACGCGCGCGCCCAGGTGCTCGCCGACACCCTCGACCGCGCGACGGCGACGTTCCTCAACGAGGACAAGTCGCCGACCCGCCGCGTCGGCGGCATCGACAACCGCGGCAGCCACTTCTTCCTCTCCCTGTACTGGGCGAACGAGCTGGCCCGGCAGACCGACGACGCGGACCTCGCCAAGGCGTTCGCCCCGCTCGCCGAGGTGCTGACCGCCCAGGAGCAGACGATCGTCGACGAGCTGAACGCCGTCCAGGGCAAGCCCGCCGAGATCGGCGGCTACTACCAGCCCGACCCGGCCAAGGCCGCCTCGGTCATGCGCCCGTCGGCCACCTGGAACGAGGCGCTGGCGACCCTCGCCTGA
- a CDS encoding FAD-dependent monooxygenase: MADVDVLVVGAGPVGLTAAAELRRHGVDCRIVDRLAAPDPYAKAIGIVPRTLEVWEAMGLVHSVLDEAVPHLGQLVYIDGKPRPRVELTLPPEISYPFATLPQYETERLLTEHLAGFGTDVERAVELRSLEPRPDGVDVVLARADGSAERLRARYVVGCDGAHSLVRRAAGLTFEGDALPEQYMIGDVEVDWELPAGYSMRSVKLDANGEVDDMVVCIPMPGVRRYWLSMLRRDAGAEGEDGPGAPDGTALGAGDGQGLDLGQIQAVLDRLSPEVTTASTLRWSSTFRTSHRLVDRYRNGRVFVAGDAAHIQPPIGGQGLNTGVQDAYNLAWKLALTVRGLATDDLLDSYHAERHPVAQEVVDRTVRHARTVRRAGAGPLNNGNDTETAMLRQAQLLVAYPDSPLTQPRPADRAPEAGPLPGDRAPDCRGLLSDLATYPRRLFDLLRTPRHVLLLFAGEEYASGEGAARLEACAAEARRVAHGLLDAYVVTAAEVPEDARPVGLRPPRVRDAAGGFRAAYAPGDGEAVLIRPDGYLSGRFHCAVPDHLTAHLRRTFA; encoded by the coding sequence ATGGCTGATGTCGACGTACTCGTGGTGGGCGCGGGCCCGGTGGGTCTGACGGCGGCGGCCGAGCTGCGACGGCACGGCGTGGACTGCCGCATCGTGGATCGGCTGGCCGCCCCGGACCCCTATGCCAAGGCGATCGGTATCGTGCCCCGCACGCTGGAGGTGTGGGAGGCGATGGGCCTGGTCCACAGCGTTCTGGACGAGGCCGTACCGCACCTGGGTCAGCTGGTCTACATCGACGGCAAGCCCCGCCCGCGCGTCGAGCTCACGCTGCCGCCCGAGATCTCCTACCCCTTCGCCACGCTGCCCCAGTACGAGACCGAGCGGCTGCTCACCGAGCACCTGGCGGGCTTCGGCACGGACGTCGAGCGGGCGGTCGAGCTGCGCTCGCTGGAGCCGCGCCCGGACGGTGTCGACGTCGTTCTCGCGCGCGCCGACGGATCGGCCGAGCGTCTGCGCGCCCGCTACGTCGTGGGCTGCGACGGCGCGCACAGCCTGGTCCGCAGGGCGGCCGGGCTGACCTTCGAGGGCGACGCCCTCCCCGAGCAGTACATGATCGGCGACGTCGAGGTCGACTGGGAGCTGCCCGCCGGCTACAGCATGCGGTCCGTGAAGCTGGACGCGAACGGTGAGGTGGACGACATGGTCGTCTGCATCCCGATGCCGGGCGTCCGGCGGTACTGGCTGTCGATGCTGCGCCGCGACGCCGGGGCCGAGGGCGAGGACGGCCCGGGCGCACCGGACGGGACGGCCCTCGGCGCGGGGGACGGGCAGGGCCTGGACCTCGGCCAGATCCAGGCCGTGCTCGACCGGCTGTCCCCGGAGGTGACGACCGCCTCCACGCTGCGCTGGTCCTCCACCTTCCGGACCAGTCACCGCCTGGTCGACCGCTACCGCAACGGCCGTGTCTTCGTCGCCGGGGACGCCGCGCACATCCAGCCGCCCATCGGCGGGCAGGGCCTGAACACCGGGGTGCAGGACGCCTACAACCTCGCCTGGAAGCTGGCCCTGACCGTCCGCGGACTGGCCACGGACGACCTGCTCGACAGCTATCACGCCGAACGCCATCCGGTCGCGCAGGAAGTGGTCGACCGCACCGTCCGCCATGCCCGCACCGTCCGCCGGGCCGGTGCCGGGCCCCTCAACAACGGCAACGACACCGAGACGGCGATGCTGCGCCAGGCCCAGCTGCTGGTCGCCTACCCGGACAGCCCGCTGACCCAGCCCCGGCCGGCCGACCGCGCACCCGAGGCTGGTCCCCTGCCCGGTGACCGGGCCCCGGACTGCCGCGGCCTGCTGAGCGATCTCGCCACCTACCCGCGGCGGCTGTTCGACCTGCTGCGGACCCCGCGGCACGTGCTGCTGCTCTTCGCGGGCGAGGAGTACGCGTCGGGCGAGGGGGCCGCCCGCCTCGAAGCCTGCGCCGCCGAGGCGCGTCGCGTCGCCCACGGCCTGCTCGACGCCTACGTGGTGACCGCCGCCGAGGTGCCGGAGGACGCCCGGCCGGTCGGCCTGCGTCCGCCGCGGGTGCGGGACGCCGCGGGCGGGTTCCGGGCCGCCTACGCGCCGGGCGACGGCGAGGCCGTCCTGATCCGCCCGGACGGCTACCTCTCCGGACGCTTCCACTGCGCCGTGCCGGACCACCTGACGGCACACCTGCGCCGAACGTTCGCCTGA
- a CDS encoding right-handed parallel beta-helix repeat-containing protein — MTKRQLAHLACAAAVVASGLGAAAPSAAHRSVHLVRAGESIQKAVDAAKPGDTVVVSPGTYHESVRITVSDLTLRGSGARNTVIVPGTTTAADACAGAGNGVCVTGTGASPVRNVTVAALTLRGFTKQGLWATGTDRLTVRAVTTEQNGQWGLATERSTRTRIVGNTARNNGDAGVFLSNTVTAEEGALDTDGAVVARNLLSGNRIGITVRRLRNLTVGHNEATGNCSAINIVGDENKPRVGAVTVRQNHIHANNKFCPKTARLPFLQGSGIVLTGAEDVHVTRNRIEDNVGTSPLSGGIVLFKSFVGALNEHNEVRGNILRRNGPADLANRDTGQGNTFRGNSCKVSEPAGLC, encoded by the coding sequence ATGACCAAACGACAGTTGGCCCACCTCGCCTGCGCGGCGGCGGTCGTGGCGTCGGGCCTGGGCGCCGCCGCCCCCTCGGCCGCCCACCGGTCGGTGCACCTCGTGCGCGCCGGCGAATCCATCCAGAAGGCCGTGGACGCGGCGAAGCCGGGCGACACCGTCGTCGTCTCCCCGGGCACCTACCACGAGAGCGTCCGCATCACCGTGTCGGACCTGACCCTGCGAGGCTCCGGCGCCCGCAACACCGTCATCGTGCCGGGCACGACGACCGCCGCCGACGCGTGCGCCGGCGCGGGCAACGGCGTCTGCGTCACCGGCACGGGCGCCAGCCCCGTCCGGAACGTCACCGTGGCCGCCCTGACCCTGCGGGGCTTCACCAAGCAGGGCCTCTGGGCGACCGGGACCGACCGCCTCACCGTCCGCGCCGTGACCACCGAGCAGAACGGTCAGTGGGGGCTCGCCACCGAGCGCTCCACGCGCACGCGGATCGTCGGCAACACCGCCCGGAACAACGGCGACGCCGGAGTCTTCCTCTCCAACACGGTCACCGCCGAGGAAGGCGCCCTGGACACCGACGGCGCCGTCGTCGCCCGCAACCTGCTCAGCGGCAACCGCATCGGCATCACCGTACGACGGCTGCGGAACCTGACCGTCGGCCACAACGAAGCCACCGGCAACTGCTCCGCCATCAACATCGTCGGCGACGAGAACAAGCCGCGGGTCGGCGCCGTGACCGTGCGTCAGAACCACATCCACGCCAACAACAAGTTCTGTCCCAAGACCGCACGGCTGCCCTTCCTCCAGGGCTCCGGCATCGTCCTCACCGGCGCGGAGGACGTTCACGTGACGCGCAACCGGATCGAGGACAACGTCGGCACGTCCCCGCTGTCCGGCGGCATCGTCCTGTTCAAGAGCTTCGTGGGCGCCCTCAACGAACACAACGAGGTCCGCGGCAACATCCTGCGGCGCAACGGCCCCGCCGACCTCGCCAACCGTGACACCGGCCAGGGCAACACGTTCCGGGGCAACTCCTGCAAGGTCTCCGAACCCGCCGGGCTGTGCTGA
- a CDS encoding methyltransferase yields MTTVEQVDQTPPPPMRLRELVFGAACAAAVRAAARLGVADALDERPMEVEDLAAAVKTQPHTLRRLLRALSCQGVFVEHPDGTFGHTEMSRLLREDDPHSLRYIALWCTEPWTWAVWPQLDEAVRSGDNVFENVYGREFFSYLNEEAPESAHVFNRAMTTSSAQSARDVAELLDLEGVTSVADIGGGQGQVVASLLEKHPALHGTLLDLPGVVENADARLRDGGALAERVRIVPGDCRQDIPVQADVYIIKNILEWDDESTRRALANVRKAARPGARVIVIENLVDDTPSMKFTTAMDLLLLLNVGGAKHTRQSMVDRLTDAGLVIGEVRPVNAYLHAFECTVPA; encoded by the coding sequence ATGACGACAGTCGAACAGGTCGACCAGACTCCCCCGCCGCCCATGCGGCTGCGGGAGCTCGTGTTCGGAGCGGCCTGCGCCGCCGCCGTACGCGCCGCCGCCCGCCTCGGCGTGGCCGACGCGCTCGACGAACGCCCCATGGAGGTGGAGGACCTGGCGGCGGCGGTGAAGACCCAGCCGCACACGCTGCGCCGGCTGCTGCGGGCGCTGTCCTGCCAGGGCGTCTTCGTGGAGCACCCGGACGGCACCTTCGGGCACACGGAGATGTCCCGGCTGCTGCGCGAGGACGACCCGCACAGCCTCCGGTACATCGCCCTGTGGTGCACCGAGCCGTGGACGTGGGCGGTCTGGCCGCAGCTCGACGAGGCGGTCCGCTCCGGCGACAACGTCTTCGAGAACGTGTACGGCCGGGAGTTCTTCTCCTACCTCAACGAGGAGGCGCCCGAGTCCGCGCACGTCTTCAACCGCGCCATGACCACGTCCAGCGCGCAGTCGGCGCGGGACGTCGCCGAGCTGCTCGACCTGGAGGGCGTCACCTCGGTCGCGGACATCGGAGGCGGCCAGGGGCAGGTCGTGGCCAGCCTGCTGGAGAAGCACCCCGCCCTGCACGGCACGCTGCTCGACCTGCCGGGCGTGGTGGAGAACGCCGACGCGCGGCTGCGCGACGGCGGGGCGCTGGCGGAGCGGGTGCGGATCGTGCCCGGCGACTGCCGCCAGGACATCCCGGTGCAGGCCGACGTGTACATCATCAAGAACATCCTGGAATGGGACGACGAGAGCACCCGCCGGGCGCTCGCCAACGTCCGCAAGGCCGCGCGTCCCGGCGCCCGGGTCATCGTCATCGAGAACCTCGTGGACGACACCCCCTCCATGAAGTTCACGACCGCCATGGACCTGCTGCTCCTTCTGAACGTGGGCGGCGCCAAGCACACCCGGCAGAGCATGGTCGACCGGCTCACGGACGCCGGTCTGGTCATCGGCGAGGTCCGCCCGGTGAACGCGTACCTGCACGCCTTCGAGTGCACGGTCCCCGCCTGA
- a CDS encoding TcmI family type II polyketide cyclase produces the protein MHHALIVARMAPGSAPAISDVFAASDRGELPHLIGVNRRSLFQFGDVYLHLIESERDPAPAIAKVAGHPEFRNVSDELAAYVSAYDPQTWRSPKDAMAQCFYTWERNTAS, from the coding sequence ATGCACCACGCCCTGATCGTCGCCCGTATGGCGCCCGGTTCGGCGCCCGCGATCTCCGACGTGTTCGCCGCCTCCGACCGCGGCGAACTGCCGCACCTCATCGGGGTCAACCGGCGCAGCCTCTTCCAGTTCGGTGATGTGTACCTGCACCTCATCGAGTCCGAGCGGGACCCGGCGCCGGCCATCGCGAAGGTGGCGGGACACCCGGAGTTCCGGAACGTGAGTGACGAACTGGCGGCGTACGTGAGCGCGTACGACCCGCAGACGTGGCGGAGCCCCAAGGACGCCATGGCGCAGTGCTTCTACACGTGGGAGCGGAACACCGCGTCCTGA
- a CDS encoding SRPBCC family protein: MPGHTDNSITIDAPLDLVWDMTNDIENWPRLFSEYASLEVLSREGDSTTFRLTMHPDENGKVWSWVSERTMDRAARTVRARRVETGPFAHMNIRWEYEETPAGTHMRWVQDFAMKPEAPVDDEWMTDNINRNSATQMGLIRDKIEQAARERRSAPVS; this comes from the coding sequence GTGCCCGGACACACCGACAACAGCATCACCATCGACGCCCCTCTCGACCTCGTCTGGGACATGACGAACGACATCGAGAACTGGCCGCGGCTGTTCAGCGAGTACGCCTCCCTCGAAGTCCTCTCCCGGGAGGGCGACTCGACGACGTTCCGCCTCACCATGCACCCGGACGAGAACGGGAAGGTGTGGAGCTGGGTCTCGGAGCGCACCATGGACCGCGCCGCGCGGACCGTCCGGGCCCGCCGCGTGGAGACCGGCCCCTTCGCGCACATGAACATCCGGTGGGAGTACGAGGAGACGCCGGCCGGCACGCACATGCGGTGGGTGCAGGACTTCGCGATGAAGCCCGAGGCCCCGGTGGACGACGAGTGGATGACGGACAACATCAACCGGAACTCCGCCACGCAGATGGGCCTCATCCGGGACAAGATCGAGCAGGCCGCCCGGGAGCGCCGCAGCGCGCCCGTCAGCTGA
- a CDS encoding acyl carrier protein, with protein sequence MITTEVTLDELAALMKKAAGITVDPQELAKASDAPFGTLGLDSLALLGIVGELENRYSRPLPPDAERCKTPREFLDLVNDTLKAGA encoded by the coding sequence ATGATCACCACCGAAGTGACCCTCGACGAACTGGCCGCGCTGATGAAGAAGGCGGCCGGGATCACCGTCGACCCCCAGGAACTCGCGAAGGCCTCCGACGCGCCCTTCGGCACCCTCGGCCTCGACTCGCTCGCGCTGCTCGGCATCGTCGGCGAGCTGGAGAACCGGTACAGCCGGCCCCTCCCGCCGGACGCCGAACGTTGCAAGACCCCCCGCGAGTTCCTCGACCTCGTCAACGACACCCTCAAGGCTGGAGCCTGA
- a CDS encoding ketosynthase chain-length factor yields the protein MSTQRTQRPGRAAVTGIGVIAPNGQTADAYWKSVREGLGVLDRITREGCGHLPLRVAGEVRSFEAADLIEERFLVQTDRFSHFALGATVLALDDAGLGDVDPEEAYDIGVVTAAGSGGGEFGQRELQKLWGQGSRYVGPYQSIAWFYAASTGQISIRGGFKGPCGVVASDEAGGLDAVAHAARGVRRGTGAMVVGAAEAPLAPYSMVCQLAYPELSTVEDPDRAYRPFTKGACGFVPAEGGAMFVVEDERRARERGATVRAVVAGHAATFTGASQWERSREGLAQAIRGALAEADCAPEEIDVVFADALGVPEADRAEALAIADALGAHGTRVPVTAPKTGIGRAYCGAPLLDTAAAVLAMEHGQVPPTPNVFDICHDLDVVTSDARPAELRTALILSRGLMGSNAALVVRRGDSAR from the coding sequence ATGAGCACGCAGCGTACGCAGCGCCCCGGGCGCGCAGCCGTCACCGGCATCGGCGTCATCGCCCCCAACGGACAGACCGCCGACGCCTACTGGAAGTCCGTCCGGGAGGGGCTCGGCGTCCTCGACCGGATCACCCGCGAGGGCTGCGGGCATCTGCCGCTGCGCGTCGCGGGCGAGGTCCGGTCGTTCGAGGCCGCCGACCTCATCGAGGAGCGGTTCCTCGTCCAGACCGACCGCTTCAGCCATTTCGCACTGGGCGCGACCGTCCTCGCCCTGGACGACGCCGGACTCGGTGACGTCGACCCCGAGGAGGCGTACGACATCGGCGTCGTCACCGCCGCGGGATCCGGCGGCGGCGAGTTCGGCCAGCGCGAACTGCAGAAGCTGTGGGGCCAGGGATCCCGGTACGTCGGCCCGTACCAGTCCATCGCCTGGTTCTACGCCGCCAGCACCGGCCAGATCTCCATCCGCGGCGGCTTCAAGGGCCCCTGCGGTGTGGTCGCGAGCGACGAGGCGGGCGGACTGGACGCCGTCGCCCACGCCGCCCGCGGTGTCCGGCGCGGCACCGGCGCGATGGTCGTCGGAGCGGCGGAGGCCCCCCTCGCCCCGTACTCGATGGTCTGCCAGCTCGCCTACCCCGAGCTCAGCACCGTCGAGGACCCCGACCGCGCCTACCGTCCCTTCACCAAGGGAGCCTGCGGTTTCGTTCCCGCGGAGGGCGGCGCCATGTTCGTCGTCGAGGACGAGCGGCGTGCCCGTGAGCGCGGCGCGACCGTCCGGGCCGTGGTGGCCGGACACGCGGCGACCTTCACCGGCGCCTCCCAGTGGGAGCGGTCCAGGGAGGGACTCGCGCAGGCCATCCGCGGCGCCCTCGCCGAGGCCGACTGCGCGCCGGAGGAGATCGACGTCGTCTTCGCGGACGCCCTCGGTGTCCCCGAGGCCGACCGGGCCGAGGCCCTCGCGATCGCCGACGCCCTCGGCGCGCACGGGACCCGGGTCCCCGTCACGGCACCCAAGACGGGCATCGGACGCGCCTACTGCGGGGCGCCGCTGCTCGACACCGCGGCCGCGGTGCTCGCGATGGAGCACGGCCAGGTACCGCCCACCCCGAACGTGTTCGACATCTGCCACGACCTCGACGTGGTGACGTCGGACGCCCGCCCCGCCGAGCTGCGGACGGCCCTGATCCTCAGCCGGGGACTCATGGGCTCCAACGCGGCGCTCGTCGTGCGCCGCGGAGACTCCGCCCGCTAG